A segment of the Oxyura jamaicensis isolate SHBP4307 breed ruddy duck chromosome 14 unlocalized genomic scaffold, BPBGC_Ojam_1.0 oxy14_random_OJ72817, whole genome shotgun sequence genome:
AGGTGAGGCTGGGGGGGCCGGAGGGGCCGGGAGCAGGGTATTTAGGGGGTGCAGCCCAACcccggggggggagggggggggagcgcCCAGCCCTCGCCGGAGGCGTCCCCGGCCCTCGCGGGGGTGCATTGTAGTTGCATTGCATGTGTCAGACTGGGAGTGCAATGCCCCTGCCATGCAGCCCGGCGGGGGTCCCGCGCAGCGCCGCCCGCCCACGGGGAGGGGACGTCGGGGCGCGCCCCGTCCGTCTGTCCCGCtcactgccccccccccctccccgctcccccttGTGTCCCCACCTTTCCGTGTAGGcggtgcagctcctgctgtgcgACCTGCTCCTCGTCACCCGCACCAacctgtggcagcagcagatgagCGCCAGCCAGCAGCTCCGCGGCGCCTACCAGGCGTCCGCCCTGGAGCTCCGCGGCTTCCAGCAGGACCTCAGCAGCCTGCGGCGCCTGGCCCAGACCCTCCGGCCCGCCATGCGCAGGGtgagccccccccagcctcacGTAGCCCCGTGGGGACGTGCACCGTGCCCCCCAAccctccccatcctcctcctcctcctcccaggtgTTCCTGCACGAAGCCACCGCCAGGCTGATGGCTCGCGCCAGCCCCACGCGGACCCACCAGCTGCTGGACCGCAGCCTGCGGAGGAGAGGGGTGCAGGGCAGCAAAACAGGTGGGTGAAGGCGTtggggagcccccccccccggggccgggtaCCCCATGGGGACACCCCGCTGCTCGCCACCACCGTGTTTAGGGGGTACGGCATGGATAAGGGGAGCTTCTCCCCCGGTATTTCGGTGGCGACATCCGCGCCGGGGTGCCCAAATAGCCTCGTAGCGGATCTGGAGAAGCCAGGGGCTGGTGAGAAACTGATGCCCGCTCTGTCCCCGCAGCTGGCGAGCCCGAGAGCCACCCCACGCCGCGGGAGCACGCCGAAGCCCTGCTGCTCGCCTGCTGCTACCTGCCCCC
Coding sequences within it:
- the LOC118157940 gene encoding sterol regulatory element-binding protein 1-like encodes the protein MPRVLQGSEKPLPRAALHSFKAVRAMLSKQDGSQASLNHCEKASSCLRESLELSNPPKCTIDKAVQLLLCDLLLVTRTNLWQQQMSASQQLRGAYQASALELRGFQQDLSSLRRLAQTLRPAMRRVFLHEATARLMARASPTRTHQLLDRSLRRRGVQGSKTAGEPESHPTPREHAEALLLACCYLPPSFLSAPGQRVGMLAEAARTLEKLGDRRTLHDCQQMIIKLGSGTTVTSG